Proteins encoded together in one Planctopirus ephydatiae window:
- a CDS encoding PAS domain S-box protein: MTANLDRDDVRNSAPSLPLLDLLAAVSEASLDALFVKDNSGRYLFCNAAGIKLTNRTREQILDQDDTAVYGTDAARTMRAQDQRVMQSGLPAAETHVVQIGDDLRSIQMTTKPYQDQHGTVQGVIVIARDFADAAMGNRSHAVGTAAANHLERSGAEQALRESERQLADAQRIARIGSWGWEPSSGKVWWSRGVFELFGVDPQVVQPSFQAFLQLLHPDDIPKAVARVDAMLAGADRFEDDLRIIRPDGQMIWLHSQAVAIRDADGKILRVEGTDQDIDARKLAEAEAQASQKFVKAVAETSPLTIYVFDLQQQRITYSNYYLMRDLGFTPEAIQGRSWAELAELVHPDDFANVTTLLQRWDTVDDQQVLLAEYRLQDVDGNWRWFVSRDRVFARTPDGRVSQIIGTAEDITERKRVEQSLRESEQRFRELADSIPQIVWVAALDGGLTYLNAKTTEYTGVGMDQLSGWSWEQVIHPEDLPSTIERWTATLEQELPSDIEFRIRQTDGAYRWHISRQVPIRDASGAIVRWYGTCTDIDDLKRTQAALQQSESNLEEAMRIGDMGSWIIDLVQNRATWSDEGFRLLGYVPGVDQPSQELFLNGVYPANRDAVRHDLANAIATQTSLNSEFRFVRPDGQLRWLHSRARATCDHHGRPIRFVGITQDITDRKRAETEVRRTAELLRAVAEGTSDAVFVKDRDGKYLLANQAACQFMGKPLEQVLGKDDSEWFDAEGARLVLEVDREVMRSGLVRTMEETLTANYVTRTYLASKAPYRDELGNVIGIIGISRDITDRKEAERMLRLNQFSVDHAVDSIFWINASSEILYVNNAACRTLGYTRDEMLGKTIPDIDPNFLPEAWPAHWEELRCRGSFTFESDHATKDGRVLKTEVTVNYLQYEGQEYNCAIMRDISERRKLEEQLRQSQKMEAVGQLAGGIAHDFNNLLTVINCYCELLLEQKTQPQNWRESVQEIRDTGLRAAQLTKQLLDFSRRSQFQPRVICLNDVIEGSQKLLRRLIGERIELIVHLDPRLPAIKADTIHLDQVLMNLVVNARDAMPAGGRLTIRTSNLSSQDARQFLTNISLETPYVQLEVADTGIGMSAEVQAHIFEPFFTTKEIGSGSGLGLAVVHGIMQQHDGQIHVTSEPGVGATFRLLFPSVAEEPLSVTASEQPTTRLGAETILLVEDEPAVRKATRLMLELQGYRVWEAANGQEALDLVRTLPDPIDLLVTDVVMPGIGGRELASELRSIYRDLPVVYISGYSESFGARGAALQPHEAFLQKPFTQADLLQQVYKSIVRAL, translated from the coding sequence ATGACTGCGAACTTAGATCGCGACGACGTTCGGAATTCAGCCCCCTCGCTGCCACTACTCGATTTGCTGGCCGCCGTAAGCGAAGCGTCGCTGGATGCCCTGTTCGTGAAAGACAACTCCGGCCGGTACTTATTTTGTAATGCCGCTGGAATAAAGCTCACGAATCGGACACGCGAGCAAATCCTCGATCAGGATGATACCGCCGTATATGGTACTGACGCGGCGCGCACCATGCGGGCGCAGGACCAGCGAGTCATGCAATCGGGTCTCCCGGCAGCGGAGACGCATGTCGTCCAAATCGGAGATGATCTTCGCTCAATCCAGATGACGACTAAGCCGTACCAGGATCAACACGGTACGGTACAAGGCGTGATCGTGATTGCACGGGACTTTGCGGATGCAGCGATGGGGAATCGTTCGCATGCCGTTGGTACCGCGGCAGCGAACCATCTCGAGCGAAGCGGGGCAGAACAGGCATTACGGGAGAGCGAACGCCAATTGGCGGACGCGCAGCGCATCGCGCGCATCGGTAGTTGGGGGTGGGAGCCCTCGTCAGGCAAAGTCTGGTGGTCGCGCGGCGTATTCGAGTTGTTTGGTGTCGATCCACAAGTCGTTCAGCCCAGCTTTCAAGCGTTCCTGCAACTGCTGCATCCCGATGACATTCCGAAGGCTGTCGCGCGGGTTGATGCGATGCTCGCGGGTGCCGATCGCTTTGAAGATGATTTGCGCATCATCCGTCCTGACGGGCAAATGATCTGGCTGCACAGTCAGGCTGTCGCCATACGCGATGCCGACGGCAAGATTCTTCGTGTGGAAGGGACGGATCAGGACATCGATGCCAGGAAACTCGCCGAAGCGGAAGCCCAGGCCAGCCAGAAATTCGTGAAAGCCGTCGCTGAGACATCCCCCCTGACAATTTACGTGTTCGACCTACAGCAGCAGAGAATCACTTATTCGAATTATTATCTCATGCGAGATCTGGGTTTCACCCCAGAAGCGATCCAAGGCCGGAGTTGGGCTGAACTGGCGGAACTGGTACATCCGGATGATTTCGCCAACGTGACGACGCTTCTCCAACGCTGGGACACCGTCGACGATCAACAAGTCCTGCTCGCGGAATATCGCCTGCAGGATGTTGATGGCAACTGGCGTTGGTTCGTCAGCCGGGATCGGGTTTTTGCAAGAACGCCTGACGGTCGGGTCAGCCAGATCATCGGCACGGCCGAGGATATCACTGAGCGCAAGCGGGTCGAACAATCGCTCCGGGAGAGCGAACAACGATTCCGCGAATTGGCCGATTCCATCCCGCAAATCGTTTGGGTCGCGGCGTTGGATGGCGGCTTGACTTACCTGAACGCCAAGACGACGGAGTACACCGGCGTCGGGATGGATCAGCTTTCGGGGTGGTCCTGGGAGCAGGTCATTCATCCCGAGGACTTGCCGAGCACGATTGAGCGTTGGACCGCGACTTTGGAGCAGGAACTTCCCAGCGACATCGAGTTCCGGATCCGCCAGACCGACGGCGCTTACCGCTGGCATATCAGTCGTCAGGTTCCCATCCGAGATGCGTCGGGAGCCATCGTGAGGTGGTACGGCACGTGCACCGATATCGATGATTTGAAGCGGACTCAAGCTGCGCTGCAGCAGAGCGAGTCGAATCTCGAAGAGGCCATGCGGATCGGCGACATGGGGAGTTGGATCATCGACCTGGTGCAGAATCGGGCCACCTGGTCTGATGAAGGCTTCCGACTGCTGGGATATGTTCCGGGAGTGGACCAACCTTCCCAGGAGCTCTTTTTGAACGGGGTCTACCCGGCAAACCGTGATGCCGTGCGTCATGATCTGGCGAATGCGATCGCCACGCAGACGTCACTCAATTCGGAGTTTCGCTTTGTCCGACCCGACGGCCAGCTACGCTGGCTCCACTCCAGGGCCCGCGCCACCTGTGATCATCACGGGCGACCCATCCGATTCGTGGGTATTACGCAGGACATCACCGATCGCAAACGGGCTGAAACGGAGGTGCGGAGAACAGCGGAATTGCTGCGAGCGGTCGCGGAAGGCACATCCGATGCGGTCTTCGTCAAGGACCGGGATGGCAAGTATCTCCTCGCGAACCAGGCGGCTTGCCAATTCATGGGCAAGCCGCTCGAGCAGGTTTTAGGAAAAGACGATAGCGAGTGGTTTGACGCCGAAGGTGCCCGTCTGGTGTTGGAAGTGGATCGCGAAGTCATGCGGTCGGGCCTTGTTAGAACAATGGAAGAAACGCTGACGGCGAATTATGTGACACGGACCTATCTTGCGTCGAAGGCTCCGTATCGCGACGAACTTGGAAATGTCATTGGCATAATCGGCATTTCTCGCGACATCACGGACCGCAAGGAAGCCGAGCGGATGTTGCGTTTAAATCAATTCAGCGTCGATCACGCAGTGGATTCCATCTTTTGGATCAACGCTTCCAGTGAGATTCTGTACGTCAACAACGCCGCCTGCCGCACCTTGGGCTACACGCGCGATGAGATGCTCGGGAAGACGATACCGGACATCGATCCGAATTTTCTGCCAGAAGCCTGGCCGGCCCACTGGGAAGAACTGCGGTGCCGCGGGTCATTCACGTTCGAGTCCGATCATGCGACCAAGGACGGCCGCGTTTTGAAAACCGAAGTCACCGTCAACTATCTGCAATACGAAGGCCAGGAATACAACTGTGCCATCATGCGTGACATCTCGGAACGGCGAAAGCTGGAAGAGCAGTTGCGGCAGTCGCAGAAAATGGAAGCCGTTGGGCAGTTGGCGGGAGGCATCGCCCACGATTTCAATAACCTGCTCACGGTCATAAACTGCTATTGCGAGCTACTGCTGGAGCAGAAAACACAGCCCCAGAATTGGCGGGAGTCCGTGCAGGAAATCCGCGACACGGGACTTCGGGCCGCACAATTGACCAAGCAATTGCTGGACTTCAGTCGCCGCTCGCAGTTCCAGCCGCGAGTCATTTGCTTGAATGATGTGATTGAGGGATCGCAGAAACTGCTGCGGCGATTGATCGGCGAACGAATCGAATTGATCGTGCATCTCGATCCCCGCTTGCCTGCGATCAAGGCCGATACTATTCATCTGGACCAGGTGCTGATGAACCTCGTCGTCAATGCACGGGATGCCATGCCCGCCGGCGGCCGGCTGACGATTCGCACAAGCAATCTTTCATCACAGGACGCTCGACAATTCTTAACGAACATTTCATTGGAGACGCCCTACGTTCAACTCGAAGTTGCTGACACTGGCATCGGGATGAGCGCAGAAGTCCAGGCCCATATCTTTGAACCCTTTTTTACAACGAAGGAGATCGGAAGTGGTTCCGGACTGGGGCTCGCCGTCGTCCACGGCATCATGCAACAGCACGATGGCCAGATCCATGTGACCTCAGAGCCAGGCGTCGGGGCGACTTTTCGATTACTGTTTCCCAGTGTCGCTGAGGAACCTCTGTCGGTGACAGCCAGTGAACAACCAACCACCCGCCTTGGGGCGGAAACGATTCTGCTCGTTGAGGACGAACCGGCAGTGAGAAAAGCGACGCGGCTGATGCTCGAATTACAGGGTTATCGCGTCTGGGAAGCCGCGAATGGTCAAGAGGCGTTAGATCTGGTACGAACGCTGCCTGATCCCATCGACTTATTAGTAACCGATGTCGTCATGCCGGGAATCGGTGGCCGGGAATTAGCGAGCGAATTGCGATCGATATATCGCGATCTCCCGGTGGTTTATATCAGCGGATATTCAGAGAGTTTCGGTGCCCGCGGAGCAGCATTACAGCCTCATGAGGCCTTTCTGCAAAAGCCGTTTACTCAAGCGGATCTACTCCAACAAGTCTATAAATCCATCGTACGGGCCTTGTGA
- a CDS encoding LamG domain-containing protein has protein sequence MRVFPLIGYLWLVVAPVLAEDKASERMADVVNMPGSVAVWDFVKREPGGKRRFLAHVPAFGRPAGGKAGGGNAQKVTGAGDAAPNEFPLDAGNYVRDFWGSGREATYADFPLLGRGPFGNAVQIRQETDPDFRPLLFVPRERLHDTPLDIKGAGKSVTVVVWAIRESGNHALAGIWHEGTDLKQDSTAGIQKVQRGQRQYALFAGLNKEGSACGHVSENGASSFLNRYALHKCNSAEVSPKVPANAPAEKLDAAWECFAMTFDHEKDQLTGWLNGHAGDRWLENPQKDNLLSFAANAWKQGHLRREEGVQPGEDPNFPADQFYNPPEETPVSAKVLSENDVERVELREYGYTKVKFTLRKSGDESKLAERELVALRLNPWWYPHDLYTPANDGSGGPFTIGRVIHSSRSVGFTGWIGGVAVFDRALSEAELKKLTELGRKPVSAVPSGL, from the coding sequence ATGCGTGTTTTTCCGTTGATTGGCTATCTGTGGTTGGTGGTTGCCCCTGTTCTCGCAGAGGACAAAGCTTCTGAGCGGATGGCGGATGTGGTGAACATGCCGGGGAGTGTGGCGGTTTGGGATTTTGTGAAGCGGGAACCGGGGGGTAAGCGGCGGTTTCTCGCGCATGTCCCTGCCTTCGGCAGGCCTGCGGGGGGAAAGGCAGGCGGCGGTAATGCGCAGAAGGTCACGGGGGCGGGCGATGCGGCACCGAACGAGTTTCCGCTGGATGCCGGGAACTATGTGCGGGATTTCTGGGGCAGCGGGCGGGAAGCCACTTATGCAGATTTTCCACTTTTGGGCCGGGGGCCTTTCGGCAATGCAGTTCAAATTCGACAAGAGACCGATCCCGATTTTCGCCCCCTGTTATTTGTTCCCCGCGAACGTCTGCACGATACGCCTTTAGATATCAAAGGAGCCGGCAAATCGGTGACCGTTGTTGTCTGGGCGATTCGCGAAAGTGGTAACCATGCCCTGGCAGGGATCTGGCACGAAGGGACTGACCTCAAGCAAGACAGTACGGCTGGCATCCAGAAGGTGCAGCGCGGGCAAAGGCAGTATGCCCTCTTTGCCGGTCTCAATAAGGAAGGTTCGGCCTGTGGGCATGTTTCCGAGAACGGGGCGAGTTCGTTCCTCAATCGCTACGCCCTGCACAAGTGCAACTCGGCAGAGGTCTCGCCCAAAGTCCCGGCCAACGCTCCCGCAGAAAAGTTGGACGCTGCCTGGGAATGTTTTGCCATGACGTTCGACCACGAGAAGGATCAACTGACGGGCTGGCTCAATGGGCACGCCGGTGATCGCTGGCTGGAGAATCCGCAGAAGGACAACCTGCTCTCATTTGCGGCCAATGCGTGGAAGCAGGGGCACTTGCGGCGTGAAGAAGGAGTTCAACCGGGCGAAGACCCGAACTTCCCCGCAGACCAGTTCTACAACCCGCCCGAAGAGACACCTGTCTCTGCGAAGGTTTTGAGTGAGAACGATGTTGAACGTGTCGAACTTCGGGAGTATGGCTACACCAAGGTGAAGTTCACGCTGCGCAAATCTGGTGATGAGTCGAAACTGGCGGAACGGGAACTGGTCGCTTTGAGGCTCAATCCGTGGTGGTATCCCCATGATTTGTACACGCCCGCCAACGATGGCAGTGGTGGGCCATTCACCATTGGCCGGGTGATCCACAGTTCAAGAAGTGTCGGCTTCACGGGCTGGATTGGCGGCGTCGCCGTCTTCGACCGGGCACTGAGTGAGGCAGAACTGAAAAAGCTGACCGAGTTGGGAAGAAAGCCGGTAAGTGCAGTTCCGAGTGGGTTGTAG
- a CDS encoding DUF6940 family protein: MWTAVVEPLKGEAGFRCSLGKAGAVGTWREVATAMAGDLGFRRLLNHTLAEIPCVAFRWECPGITQERLDQPFECVILEDRSLHRTPDISAFASHLKQCQTQVAVFDNLGGDATLVVPTKATDANAYGHLASFVRLAPENQQNELWQRVGETLLRKVGAAPVWLNTAGAGVAWLHVRVDSRPKYYHYGPYRQEKVG; encoded by the coding sequence ATGTGGACTGCCGTTGTAGAACCGCTGAAAGGTGAAGCGGGGTTTCGCTGTTCACTTGGCAAGGCAGGTGCGGTGGGCACCTGGAGAGAGGTCGCGACGGCAATGGCCGGTGATCTCGGTTTTCGTCGATTGCTCAATCACACCTTGGCAGAAATTCCCTGCGTGGCGTTTCGTTGGGAGTGTCCAGGGATCACCCAGGAGCGACTTGATCAACCGTTCGAGTGTGTGATTCTGGAAGATCGGAGCCTGCATCGAACGCCGGACATCTCGGCATTTGCGAGTCATCTCAAGCAATGCCAGACGCAGGTGGCTGTCTTCGACAATCTAGGTGGTGACGCGACGCTCGTCGTGCCCACGAAGGCCACAGACGCGAATGCCTATGGTCATCTGGCTTCGTTCGTGCGGCTGGCACCCGAAAACCAGCAGAATGAACTGTGGCAAAGGGTCGGTGAAACCCTATTGCGAAAGGTGGGGGCAGCCCCCGTCTGGTTAAATACGGCCGGTGCGGGCGTCGCCTGGCTGCATGTCCGCGTCGATTCGCGTCCTAAGTATTATCATTATGGGCCATACCGCCAGGAAAAGGTGGGTTAA
- a CDS encoding L,D-transpeptidase family protein: MSPWKHVRLIQALAFWGLSCGFILTSGWAAWQFAKPGTLVEWGFVPTGELIGAETPPEALVPNKPLPQAEATTSFASFPKVPAATSATSEATALMAAVGEQEHLRHSQLALAQEAMPGELNEIPRRYQRKPLSRDQLSSSLVQQVSFQPPAEDPTAQISDSLTMSLAEVDGLLKAGETLKAHKKLSQLYWSEPASRPFFQQRIEATAQVIFEQAEPHFVPAYTIQPGDQLRKIASEHKLSWEYLARLNRIDPRRLQAGKKLKVIRGPFSAHVSLSRFELTIHLQSYFVKKYSVGIGKDRSSPQGKLAVLEKIADPQYTDPEGRVIEGKDPRNPLGPRWLDLGNSYGIHGTIEPESIGKAASRGCIRLQNDDAIEVYDFLVKGSEVVIEP, translated from the coding sequence GTGAGCCCATGGAAACATGTCCGTTTGATCCAGGCACTGGCCTTCTGGGGGCTGAGTTGCGGATTTATCCTCACCAGTGGCTGGGCCGCCTGGCAGTTCGCAAAGCCGGGCACGCTGGTCGAATGGGGCTTCGTTCCTACGGGCGAGTTAATTGGTGCCGAAACTCCACCTGAGGCACTCGTCCCGAACAAACCACTTCCTCAAGCCGAAGCGACAACTTCCTTCGCGAGCTTCCCCAAAGTCCCTGCTGCAACGAGTGCAACTTCCGAAGCCACTGCCCTCATGGCCGCAGTCGGTGAACAAGAGCATCTGCGGCATTCGCAGTTGGCGCTGGCCCAAGAGGCGATGCCCGGCGAGCTCAACGAAATTCCCAGGCGATACCAGCGAAAACCTCTTAGTCGCGATCAGCTTTCGAGTTCGTTGGTGCAGCAGGTCAGTTTTCAACCGCCAGCCGAAGATCCCACGGCACAGATCTCCGACAGCCTTACAATGTCTCTGGCAGAGGTTGATGGTTTGCTGAAGGCGGGTGAGACACTCAAGGCCCACAAAAAGCTCTCACAGCTTTACTGGAGTGAACCGGCCAGCAGGCCTTTTTTTCAACAGCGAATCGAAGCCACAGCGCAGGTGATCTTTGAGCAAGCCGAACCCCATTTTGTCCCGGCTTATACCATTCAGCCTGGTGACCAGCTTCGAAAAATTGCCAGCGAGCACAAACTCTCGTGGGAGTACCTCGCCCGGCTCAATCGCATCGACCCCAGGCGACTGCAAGCCGGTAAGAAGCTGAAGGTCATTCGTGGCCCCTTCTCGGCTCATGTCTCGTTATCGCGATTTGAGCTTACCATTCACCTGCAGAGCTATTTCGTCAAGAAGTACAGCGTCGGCATCGGGAAGGATCGATCGTCACCACAAGGGAAACTGGCTGTTCTCGAAAAGATTGCGGATCCACAATACACCGACCCTGAAGGCCGGGTGATTGAAGGGAAAGACCCACGCAATCCCTTAGGCCCCCGCTGGCTTGATCTGGGCAACAGCTACGGAATTCACGGCACCATTGAGCCCGAAAGTATTGGCAAAGCCGCTTCGAGAGGTTGCATTCGCCTGCAAAACGACGACGCGATCGAAGTCTACGACTTCCTCGTCAAGGGCTCAGAAGTCGTCATTGAGCCGTGA
- a CDS encoding DinB family protein: METMITSAQIDAYVAGGAKLIAAFDGLTSADLRAIPVPGTWSLQQIATHIYDSDLIGTDRMKRIAAMPNPLICAYDESAFNALPGMEAIDALAACRAVANNRQFMAEHLRRFSPEMFARTGIHTEVGKVSLADQVVKYIHHLEHHLKFALQKRALLGKPLA; the protein is encoded by the coding sequence ATGGAAACGATGATTACCTCTGCACAGATTGACGCCTATGTGGCTGGTGGTGCGAAGCTGATCGCGGCCTTCGATGGTTTAACCTCGGCAGATCTGCGGGCAATACCCGTCCCAGGGACCTGGAGCCTGCAGCAGATTGCGACACACATTTACGATAGTGATCTGATCGGGACGGATCGCATGAAGCGGATAGCGGCTATGCCGAACCCGCTGATCTGTGCCTATGATGAATCCGCATTCAATGCCTTACCCGGGATGGAAGCGATTGATGCTCTGGCAGCCTGCAGAGCTGTTGCGAACAATCGGCAGTTCATGGCCGAACATCTGCGGCGATTCTCTCCCGAAATGTTTGCCCGGACGGGGATTCATACCGAAGTAGGCAAGGTGTCACTGGCAGATCAGGTCGTCAAGTACATTCATCATCTGGAACATCATCTGAAATTCGCTCTGCAAAAAAGAGCTCTTCTGGGAAAGCCACTGGCATAA
- a CDS encoding ABC transporter permease, with amino-acid sequence MFFNTIRAVRLALKSLLLHKLRSGLTMLGIVFGVFSVIAMLAIGEGASAQAQAQVRQLGATNIIVVSVKPPADSSSNSSRSSGRGPSVLAYGLLRADYRLLSETIPTITSTIAIREIQSEVRYLQNTINARVVATTTGYKDMNHLEMAEGRFLTDQDEREMANVAVIGSEVAARLFPYESPIGNTILMRSFRFTVVGVTRSRTASAAIGGSMSGQEFNKDVYIPLKTFQTRIGDRVITALSGSFSAEEVQLNQITLQVAETQDVVRTADVVRESLIRNHRGKNDYDVIVPLELLKQAEQIKQIFNIVLGSIAAISLVVGGIGIMNIMLATVTERTREIGIRRALGARQSDIISQFLTETIVLSGTGGLLGVGLGLCTPLAFMGIQWIVENAVLSGGSGTSEISQLFGNMRPQIAFWSLPIAFGISVGIGVIFGIYPARSAARMDPIEALRHE; translated from the coding sequence ATGTTCTTTAATACGATCCGCGCTGTTCGTCTGGCACTCAAGAGCCTGCTGCTGCATAAGCTGCGGTCGGGCCTGACGATGCTCGGTATTGTCTTTGGCGTCTTTTCTGTGATTGCCATGCTCGCCATTGGTGAAGGGGCCAGTGCCCAGGCCCAGGCTCAGGTGCGTCAACTGGGAGCGACAAACATCATTGTGGTGAGCGTCAAGCCCCCCGCCGATTCTTCGTCGAACTCATCCCGCTCGTCAGGTCGCGGTCCTTCAGTATTAGCCTACGGGCTTTTGCGAGCCGATTATCGACTGCTGTCGGAAACGATTCCCACAATCACCAGCACAATTGCGATTCGCGAAATTCAATCCGAAGTTCGCTATCTGCAGAATACGATCAATGCTCGCGTGGTCGCGACGACCACAGGCTACAAGGATATGAATCATCTGGAGATGGCTGAAGGTCGCTTTCTGACCGATCAGGATGAACGCGAGATGGCCAATGTCGCTGTCATTGGAAGTGAAGTCGCCGCCAGACTCTTCCCCTATGAAAGCCCGATCGGCAACACCATTCTGATGCGGTCGTTCCGGTTCACTGTGGTGGGTGTCACCCGCTCACGAACCGCTTCAGCAGCCATCGGTGGCAGTATGTCCGGGCAGGAATTCAATAAAGATGTCTACATCCCACTCAAAACATTCCAGACGCGAATTGGCGATCGTGTGATTACGGCACTCAGTGGTTCATTCTCTGCTGAAGAAGTGCAACTCAACCAGATCACGCTGCAGGTAGCAGAAACACAGGATGTCGTGCGCACCGCCGACGTCGTGCGGGAATCACTCATTCGCAATCATCGTGGCAAAAACGACTACGATGTGATTGTTCCTCTCGAACTTCTGAAGCAGGCCGAGCAGATCAAGCAGATCTTCAACATCGTGCTGGGCTCGATTGCAGCGATCAGTCTGGTCGTGGGCGGGATTGGCATCATGAACATCATGCTTGCCACTGTCACCGAGCGAACTCGCGAAATCGGCATCCGGCGGGCACTGGGCGCCAGGCAATCGGATATCATCAGCCAGTTTTTGACGGAAACAATTGTTCTTTCAGGGACTGGCGGATTATTGGGTGTCGGCCTGGGTCTATGCACACCACTGGCCTTCATGGGAATCCAGTGGATTGTGGAAAATGCAGTGCTTTCGGGAGGCTCAGGAACTTCCGAAATCAGTCAGCTCTTTGGAAATATGCGGCCTCAGATCGCTTTCTGGAGCCTGCCGATTGCCTTTGGAATCTCGGTCGGAATTGGTGTGATCTTCGGCATCTACCCCGCACGTTCGGCAGCCCGCATGGATCCGATCGAAGCCCTTCGCCACGAATAG
- a CDS encoding DUF1552 domain-containing protein yields MPHTSRWSIPRRTFLRGAGVAVALPWLEAMGSPVKAAELTTPADALEAGKYAPVRFGCLFFPNGVWKDAWIPKQTGRDFELSDSLQPLTNLKEHVTILSQLDKRHSHEGDGHYAKTANFLTGLRVEKTTGKDISTGGVSLDQYMAKQVGHLTPLPSLELGIDPVISGIDSNVGYTRLYGSHISWQTAERPVAKEINPRTVFDRLMNVQQAGKNRGQAASSRDADRKSLLDFAMSDARRLRQQLGRDDQFKLDEYLDSVRAVEKRIEFFTQPDPRVWHPETPQAEMEAPGAPRDYQEHVRLMIDLMILAFQTDSTRVSSFMFANDVSGHNFSFVDGVRGSHHELSHHEGKPEKIEQYQKINRWHVSQFSRMLERMSQIREGESTLLDNSMILLGCGMADGNAHQPDNLPIVVGGHAGGRFAGGQHIASEPRTPLCNLYVSMLDGMGCPVNQFGDSTGPIKEVFSA; encoded by the coding sequence ATGCCTCATACCTCCCGTTGGTCAATTCCTCGTCGCACGTTTTTGCGAGGTGCAGGTGTGGCTGTCGCTTTGCCGTGGCTGGAAGCGATGGGTTCCCCTGTCAAAGCGGCTGAGTTGACGACCCCCGCCGATGCACTCGAGGCCGGAAAGTATGCCCCTGTTCGATTTGGTTGCCTGTTCTTCCCCAATGGTGTCTGGAAGGATGCCTGGATTCCCAAACAAACGGGGAGAGATTTCGAGCTGTCTGATTCCTTACAGCCGCTGACAAACCTCAAAGAGCACGTCACGATTCTCTCCCAGCTCGATAAGCGGCACAGCCACGAAGGGGATGGACACTACGCAAAGACAGCAAACTTCCTCACAGGCTTGCGGGTCGAAAAAACCACCGGCAAAGACATCAGCACGGGTGGAGTTTCACTCGATCAGTACATGGCAAAGCAAGTGGGGCATTTGACCCCTCTCCCATCCCTGGAACTGGGGATTGATCCAGTCATCTCCGGGATCGATTCGAATGTCGGCTATACGCGGCTTTATGGTTCCCACATTTCGTGGCAGACAGCCGAACGGCCTGTCGCCAAAGAAATCAATCCCAGGACAGTGTTTGATCGACTGATGAACGTCCAGCAGGCGGGGAAGAATCGCGGCCAGGCGGCTTCATCGCGTGATGCAGACCGCAAAAGCCTGCTCGATTTCGCAATGTCTGATGCCCGGCGATTGCGTCAACAACTGGGCCGCGACGACCAGTTCAAACTCGATGAATATCTCGACTCTGTTCGTGCTGTCGAAAAGCGGATCGAGTTCTTTACACAGCCCGATCCTCGAGTCTGGCATCCGGAAACGCCTCAGGCCGAAATGGAAGCTCCCGGTGCTCCTCGGGATTATCAGGAGCATGTCCGCCTGATGATTGACCTGATGATTCTGGCCTTCCAGACAGATTCGACGCGGGTTTCGAGCTTCATGTTCGCCAACGATGTTTCGGGCCATAACTTCTCGTTTGTCGACGGTGTCCGCGGCTCGCACCACGAATTATCACATCACGAAGGCAAGCCCGAAAAGATCGAGCAGTACCAGAAGATCAATCGCTGGCATGTTTCGCAGTTCAGCCGAATGCTGGAGCGGATGTCACAGATTCGGGAAGGAGAATCGACACTGCTCGATAACTCCATGATTCTGCTGGGGTGCGGCATGGCCGATGGTAACGCTCACCAGCCAGACAACCTGCCGATTGTTGTCGGTGGCCATGCCGGTGGACGATTTGCCGGCGGGCAGCATATTGCCAGTGAACCACGCACTCCGCTGTGTAACCTGTATGTTTCGATGCTCGATGGCATGGGCTGCCCAGTGAATCAGTTTGGCGACAGCACAGGCCCCATCAAGGAAGTGTTTTCGGCTTAG